The window GAGCTCTCACAGCTGGATCTTCTGTGCAGAGCATAATCCTGTCTCTCATTAAATCTTCTTTCAGCATTCCAAACTCGCAagactctgccagtttcctcAGGTCTGTCACGTATTGATCTATAGTTTCATTTTCATGCAAGTCCTAAGTGTTGAATGCGTACCACTCATATATGACATTCGTAGCAGGTTCAAaatgttccttcaatttcttgagtATTTCTGCACTTTTCCTTTGTTCTTCACTTCTCGTGTCTAGTGTAGTGTAAACTCTGTAGCACACTTTCCCCATGAGAGATAACAAAGTAGCTACTCTAATATTAACTGGCTTATTGTCTAGCTCTGTTGCTATTTCATAGTTCTCATACTAGGACTGGAAAAATTTACAATTTCCTCTCGAATCCCCTTTCATTTCCATGAAAATGTGCAGATGTCATGGCTTATCAATCAGCACTCCTTTGTCTTCAGAAATCGGCGACTATCCATCAAAAACTATAGCATTAGTGTACTTTTCCGACAAAAGAAATTGGCCAAGTGCAAGCACacataggttaaaaaaaaggcttcagtGGCTACTTACTCATTATGCTAACCCCACTTCTCTGCGGGAGCGTGGCCAGGCCTTAGCAGGTTACTTTGTCATCAAAATACATAATTTCAAACTTACAAAACTGTCCACCTGAGCAATTGTTCCTCATGTCCTAATCTCAAGCACTTTCAATAACACTTTCAAACATGGAAACAGTCCACTCTTGTTCAGCTTTCACttttgacaccatgtttcatggGGTGTAACCATGACAAGCCTTTATTATCATATGATCCCTGAGGTCAACACTGATCTGCTGCATCTCTTGACAGTGTATATATGGCAACCCACTGGTGCAAAAAGCCAATCCCAACACAGTGAACCCTTTTGCATGTAGTTTTGAACCATAgtcgtacagcatggaaacaggccctttagccctttgTGGTGGTGTAAGCCATCAATCATATATCTATGCAGATTTCATTTTACAGCACTGCTCCAAAGCTGTCTGCAACATGCCATATCAAATACTGTTTTATCAAAATGTTGTGACACGTGCCTCCAACGCCCCTTGGACAGTAGTTTCCAGATCTCAACTGTGAAAAGAAATTATTTCTAAATGTTCTTGCTTTGTCTTCACCAATGCTCTCTGAATGTTGACTTTCTCTACTCAGTGGAAAGGTTTATCGCTATCTTATCTGTGGCCCTAATAATTTTCTGAATTCCAATTGCTATCCCATTCTTCTACAGTCTTCAACCACTGAAAGAAAATAAACTTGCCCACTCCAGTTTATCCTTCTCTGGTAACATCCTGGGGAAAATCTTCTCTTACACCCATTTCATAATCAGAAAGATGTATAACATGTTGACCTTTCTTACATTGACGATTTGAGAGCAGGAATAAATTTTTTCTGCTTCATTTTTATGGGCCAGTGGTGAGACTGCACCATTTTGGCATTCTTATCTAAGAAAAGATCTTTTGAGAATAGAGAGGTTAGTGAAGATTGTAGATGGTGAAGGAAAGAGTGAGTAAACTGGAACTATACAAGTTTTGAACAATGGAAGGGTATCTCTACAGATCTTTCCAACTTCTTAAAGGGTTGTGAGGTTAAGAAGGTTATTTCCTGTGGCCAAGAAGTGcacagcagtaacatggaaatctgactcccatcttctcatggataggtggtctttggagatgaatagctgcatcccaATTGAAAAGATCACagacaatctcaggaagggatataacaccttcctaaaaaatctggcagccttatttagagcatatagaTACCTCACTGGTGCCAATATAGGGTTACGATCACTACTGGTTAGTCAGTAGACCTCTAAAGATTTTAACAATATGGTATTATCATGTGTCCATATGTTTTACTCTatgcactgacaatgggatgcttttttttgtttctttttctttgttctttctctgtttaggACGTATAGGAAGTGTGGAAGGATGGGTTCTCTTGATATTTTTggtttgattgttaaatatatttaaaatgataaataaaatattacccaAAAAAAGGATATTTCCTCAAAGTGAGGAGTCTAAAACTTGGAAACACAGTTTAAGGGGAAGAAATGTAAGCGGTTTGGGACTGAACCAAGGGCAAATCTTTCAACTCTGAGGGTGGTGAAAGTTTGGAATTCCCTACTGAAAATAGTTTTGGAAGCATAATCATTGAATTCATTCTGAACAGAGATGGATAGAATCATGATCCCAATGTTTGAAAATGGAGCTGTGGTATAAGATCAGTCAAGATCTTAAGATGGAGTGGGCATGAACGACTCAATGAATGATTCTCGCTCTTAATCATAATATTCTTTTGTGAAAATGTTCTGAAAAGTACATTGGTATCATTCAACTCAAATCACTTCGATATGGTTGAGGTTTATTATTCTCTAATCATGCATGGTCATAGTTAAATATCTTGAATAAAAGATTTTGATATACGATGAGTGAGAGGTGGTCTAATATGAGTGTTTATTTTGACAGTCAATAACATCTGCAGACATGGACTTCAACCAGCTGGAAGCCTTCTTAACAGCACAGacgaggaaacaaaaaggaattacaTCAGAGCAGGCTGCAGTTTTAACCAAATTTTGGAAAAGTCATAAAGTTAAAATTCGTGAATGCCTTATTAATCAGAGCAAGTGGGAAAACTGCTTGAGAAATTTCAGTTGGAGAGTTGACTTGAAGACTCAGTCCAGACACTTGGATCAAATTAACACACCAGTTGCTCTTGTGGAGTTAGAACTTGGAAAGAATGATCAGGTAAGGATGGAGCTTGCATTATGGATGATGCCACAGGTAATAGTTAACTGAATCTATCATTCATTGCTGGAAATATGTGGTAGAAGTTACTACCTGGGCCTTTATTCTTGCCTTCCCCCTTGCAGATTTTAGAAAGTACAAATTGGAAGAGACCCATAAGCGTATCTAAGGTTTTGCAATTAGGACATATACCCCGGGCCCCACTGTCCTCACCTTGCCCACTCAATATCTGAGCTCACCTGCCCAATATCAGAGTCCCTAGTTGGGCTAGCCCAAAACAGATTCCATTCACTTGAGCTCCTTGAAGCGAACTCTGGGTCAGCATCTCATCGGGAAGCTTCAGGGCCGTTGCAGCATGCAAGCAACACCTGGTAACAGCTCATTGTGGCCcccgcagctggaaccactctgccagtgcTAGCGCCATCCcgggaaatgcagagcagttccaacTACTTTCGGGGTGATGGGTATggaagatggccattttgccGACTGATCCCACATTAAGCCACTGGCACCAATGAGTGGCCCCAAAGACTGGAGCAGcccggtgaggtgccggaggccaTGTGGCCAGCAGGGCGGGCTGTTAGCAGATGGCTGacgggctgtcacagcccgcccCAGCCCCCACTGGCCGCCCTATGACAGTACCTCATTGGCTGCTCGTATCATTTGTTGGGCAACATGGTTGGTATGGAGCAGTTttttgtggatttttaaaaaacaattaggGGTGTCAGTGCTTACCCTAGGGTGCCACTTAACCGAGGCTTTTATTCTTACATTCCCCCTTGCAGACTTTAGGAAGTACAAATTGGAGGAGACCCATAGATGTATCCAAGGTATGGCAACTAGGGCACATACCCTGGGTGCCACTGATGAGACCATATGG of the Narcine bancroftii isolate sNarBan1 chromosome 4, sNarBan1.hap1, whole genome shotgun sequence genome contains:
- the commd1 gene encoding COMM domain-containing protein 1 isoform X3 — protein: MDFNQLEAFLTAQTRKQKGITSEQAAVLTKFWKSHKVKIRECLINQSKWENCLRNFSWRVDLKTQSRHLDQINTPVALVELELGKNDQMNARYELLLLTSKPEFDSFASQNGIKTQINVQQYLESYLQERKVVVVVGDQLPYHQNVTDLNNKEYAIWPN
- the commd1 gene encoding COMM domain-containing protein 1 isoform X2, with amino-acid sequence MADVGSKALSGLLAGLAQISYFHNPAVTEQMLKTELYPELSEEDFRVLVEKMNGILRSITSADMDFNQLEAFLTAQTRKQKGITSEQAAVLTKFWKSHKVKIRECLINQSKWENCLRNFSWRVDLKTQSRHLDQINTPVALVELELGKNDQESEFLRLELNENKVNQLLKKITEIEESITALSCIN
- the commd1 gene encoding COMM domain-containing protein 1 isoform X4, whose product is MADVGSKALSGLLAGLAQISYFHNPAVTEQMLKTELYPELSEEDFRVLVEKMNGILRSITSADMDFNQLEAFLTAQTRKQKGITSEQAAVLTKFWKSHKVKIRECLINQSKWENCLRNFSWRVDLKTQSRHLDQINTPVALVELELGKNDQ